DNA sequence from the Pseudodesulfovibrio sp. S3 genome:
ACGGTATCTTCGGCGATCCGAAGTCACTGCCGCATCCTGTCAGGCTGATCGGAAAAGGACTCGATCTCTACGAGGCCTCGGCCCGCAGAGTCGGCCTTGATCTGCGGGCAGCAGGCTGGATAGCCGTATTCCTGTTCGGAGCAGGAGCCTGGGCTTTGGTGGCGCTGCTCATGCACATTCCCTATCTGGGGGTGATCATAGGCGTCTATTTCGCCTATGCCGGGCTTGCCTTGGGCTGCCTGGTTCGTGAAGCGCGCAAGGTGACTCGCCTCCTCGACACCGGAGACCTTGCAGGGGCGCGTCATGCGCTGTCCATGTTGGTCAGCCGCGATACCAAAGGACTTGACGCCAACGGCATCCGCCGAACCCTGGCCGAAACCATGAGTGAGAACCTCAATGACGGATTCGTCGCTCCATTGTTTTACCTCGCCCTGTTCGGTCCCGGCGGATTGTGGGCCTACAAAACGGTCAGCACCATGGATTCGATGTGGGGATATCGAACCAAACAATACAATGACTTGGGTCGCGGTGCAGCCAAGACGGATGATTTCCTGGCTTATATCCCGGCCCGAATCACAGCGTATCTGCTCATATTCGTTGGAAAACGACAAAAACTTGCCCACGAACAGGCCCGAGCCCGCTTCAAAGCCGATGCACTGAAGATGGAAAGTCCCAACGCCGGTTGGCCCATGGCTGCGGCAGCCTGGCTCATGGGCGGACAAATGGGCGGTCCCACAGTCTATTTCGGCAAGATCAAGGATAAACCCGCACTCGGACCTAAAGGGAAAGTATGGGACAAGTCCATGATCCTTTCCCTGATGTCATTGTGCCAGAAGACCGGCAGTCTGGCGGCGTGGGTGCTCATCCCAACGCTCGGACTGCTGCAGCTCATGTTCTGATTCTTCAAGTAACACCAATAAAAAAAGGGGCTTCAAATGAAGCCCCTTTTTTTAGTTTTTGCCGAGTTCGATACTTCGATAGTAGGATTCGAAGACACCGTCGATGATGTCTCCTTTCATGCCCTGACGATCAAAGTGCATGAGTGCGCGGATGGTCGTCCCCCCGGGAGAAGTGACCATCTCCCGAAGCTGGGTGACGGAGTAATCGCTCTCGTCAGCCATTGCGGCAGAGCCGAGGAACAGCCCCTTGACCATTTCAGTGGCCTGGGGACGACTCAGGCCCAATGCCACGCCGGACTCGATCATGGCTTCCATGAAGTAGAAGACATATGCCGGACCGGAACCGATCACTCCGGTAAAAGCATCAAATTGCTTTTCCGGCAGAATGTGTGTTTGACCGATACTCATGAACACCTCGGGGACAAAGGTCTTCATCCCATTTGAAAGGTGGTGGTTATCCAGACAAATGGCAGACACACTTTGCCCGACGAGGGCGGGAGTATTGGGCATGACGCGCACAACGGCACACCGGTCTTCGGTCCAGTCTTCGTATTGCGCCAGGGTGATACCGGCACAGATGGAGATGAGACATTTGGACGTATCCAAATCGATCGTCAACTCCTTGACCACGGGCTCGGCGTGCTGCGGCTTGACGGCAAGGACGATGTAGTCACATGCCTTGGCAAGGTCGGCGGCGCTCTTCTGAACGACCAGACCGTATTTCTTGCTCAGTCTTGCAAGGGTGTCCGTGTGCAGGTCGGCTCCGTGCAATTCAATGTCATCACGTGAAGCCAGCCCTTTGATGATGGCTGACCCCATGTTGCCAACGCCTATGAACCCGATTTTCTTATTCATTATCCCACCAGCTCATCGTTTTTGAAAAAGTAGGCCACTTCGGTTTTGGCGGTGTCGGGACCGTCGGAACCGTGGCAGGAATTGTTTTGGATGTCCTGACCGTAAGCTGCGCGGATGGTTCCTTCCTCGGCATCAGCCGGGTTGGTGGCACCCATCAGGGCGCGGTATTTTTCGATGGCGTTTTCGCCTTCAAGGCAGGAAACCACGACCGGACCGGAAATCATATAATCAACCAGTTCGCCGAAGAAGGGCCGTTCCTTGTGAACAGCGTAAAAACCCTCGGCTTTGGCGCGGTCCATGTGGATCATCTTCATGGCTTTGATCTTCAGACCGGAGTCAGTGATCATTTTCAGGATTTCCGCGATGAGGCCACGCTCAACCGCATCAGGTTTGATGATGGAAAAAGTTTTTTCAATAGCCATTAAAAGCCTCCGTTTGTCTGTGTGTATGTCTTATACGTATTGGCAATGATTTGCCAGTATATGCCAAAAGGCCTGCACAGGGCCTTAACTCAACAACATTCGATCGGATATTCCTTCATCTCCACGCAGCTTGGAAAAGCGCAGGAGCAGGTCTTCCACCTTAAGAGTCTGTTTTTCCTCACCGCAGATATCCAGAACAATCTGACCGCGGTGGAACATGATCAGCCGGTTGCCCATGGCAATGGCCTGGTTCATGTTGTGAGTAACCATCAGGGTGGTCAATCCCAATGACCTGACAATCTCGGCCGTCAGGTCAAGAACCATGCCTCCGGTCTTGGGGTCAAGGGCAGCGGTGTGTTCATCCAGGAGCAGCAACTGAGGCCTCACCAAGGTGGCCATCAGCATGGTCAGGGCCTGGCGCTGTCCGCCCGAGAGCAGCCCTGTATGGGTTTTGAGGCGATCTTCAAGCCCGAGCCCGAGGATGGAAAGCTTTTCTTTGAAAAACACGCGGTCGCCGGCTTTGACTCCAAAAGACAGGCCACGGGGCAGGCCCCGCTTGTTGGCCATGGACAAATTCTGTTCGATGGTGGCCCCGGCACAGGTGCCGAGCAACGGATCCTGGAATACACGCCCGATCAGGGAGGCTCGTTTGTGCTCAGGCCATTTGGTGATGTCGGTTCCGTCGAGGACTATCTTTCCGGAATCTATGGGGAAGGAGCCTGCAAGTGCATTGAGGAATGTGGATTTTCCGGCACCGTTCGAGCCGATGATGGTGATGAAGTCACCGTCCTTCACTTCCAGGTTCACGCCGGTCAGGGCGGCCACTTCGTTGACGTCGCCTTTGTTGAAGGCTTTGGTTACCCCGGTAATGGATATCATTTGGACCTCCCGGCAAGGAACTTGCGCTTCATTCTGGGCATTATCAGGGCGCAGACCACCAGGATGGCCGTAATCAGATTCAGGTCGCTCGGGGTGATGGAAAAGGAACCCAGTTTGAGGCCCAGGGCCAGACCGATGGCGATCCGATACAGCACCGAGCCGAGCAGGGCGGCAATCAGTGCGCGGCTGATGGTCTTGTCGCCGAACACGGTTTCACCGATGATGACGGACGCCAACCCCGCAACGATGGTTCCCACCCCCATGTTGACATCGGCAGCACCCTGGTTCTGGGCCACCAGTGCCCCGGACGCGGCCACCAGGGCATTGGACAGGCCGACCCCGAAAATTATGACGTTGTCCGTGTTCACGCCCTGGCTGGTGATCATTTGCTTGTTGTCGCCTGTCGCCAGAAAGGCCAGTCCTTTTTCCGTGTGCAGGAACCAGATGAGTACGGCCACGATTACAAAACAGATGACAGCAAAGAGCAGCGGGGCGGCATGTTGCGGCAACAGTCTGGAAAAATTGATAAATCTGTCAACAACGGTATCCTGTCCCAAAAGTGCCATATTGGGGCGGCCCATGATGCGCAGGTTGATGGAATAGAGCGCTATCATGGTCAGGATGGATGCCAGCAAATGCAGTATCTTGAACTTGGTGTTGAGAATTCCGGTGACCATACCTGCAAGGAATCCAGCCCCGCTGGCCATGAGGATGGCGAGGACCGGCGAGTAGCCGGAAGTAATGGCCACGGCTGAAACAGCCGCTCCCAGAGGCAGGCTTCCGTCAACCGTCAGGTCAGGGAAATCGAGCACCCGAAAGGTCAGATAGACGCCAATGACCATCAGGCCATAGGCAAACCCTTGCTCCAGAGCTCCCAAAAAAGCGTACAGTGTCATATGTCATCCTAATTTGCCGAGGTAAATTTTGCTTGAGAGCCTCGGCGAACACAACGAAAAAGGCGCGTTGTAAGCAACGCGCCTTGTATCGTTATTGAGCAGAATTAGCAAATCGGTTCAATACCTATTCGATGATCTTTGCGGCCCGATTGAGGGTCGCCTCGGGCAGGGTCACTCCCATGGCAGCGGCAGCCTTCTTGTTGATGTGCAGGTTGAGGTCGTTGAGGAACTCGATAGGCATGTCGGCGGGGGCAACTCCGTCAACAAGAATTTTTGCAATCATGTCGCCAGTCTGAAGGCCCATCTTGTAGTAATCGACGGCCACAGCGGCAATGGCGCCGCGGGCAACGGAGTCCACATCGGCGACGATCAGAGGAAGCTGGCTCTGGGTGCAGACCTTGACTGCGGACTCCACAGCGGAAATGACGGTGTTGTCGGTGGGAATGTAGATGACGTCACAACGGCCCACAAGGCTCTTGGCGGCCTGATACACGCCGCTGGAGTTTGCAATGGTGGCCTCTTCGACGATCAGGCCGGCCTTGGCTGCCTCATCGCGCAGTTTTTCGACCAGGACCACGGAATTGGGTTCGCCCGCGTTGTAGATGACGCCGATGGCCTTTGCCGAAGGCACGATTTCCCTGATCAGTTCCACGTGCTTGTTGATGGGGCTGAAATCGGACATGCCGGTGATGTTCTTGCCATCCGTGTTGTTCAAATCCTTGACAAGACCGGCGGAGACGGGATCTGTGACGCCGGTGAAGACGATGGGGCGGTCATGGATCTTCTGCGCGGCAGCTTGTGCGCCCGGTGTGGCGATGGCCATGACCAGGTCGGGGGCCTCGCCCATAATCTGGCTGATAATCTGGACGTTGGTGGCCGGATTGCCCTGTGCAATGTGGACATTGAAAGTGGCCTCAATACCTTTTTCCTTCAATCGGTCGGCTGCACCGATCCGCATGGCGTCAAGGGCGGGATGTTCCACAATCTGGGTGACGGAAATAGTGTAGGTCTTGCCTGCAAAGGCAGAAGCGGCAACTAACAGAATCGCCGCAAGGGTCAGAAATATTCTTTTCACGGAAGCAACTCCTTTTCTTGTGTATTGTAAAATTTAGACATGACTTTCAGAGTGACTTTTAGTCAAGATATTTTCATTTGAGGGCAACAAAAAGGGCCGCGTTTTGCGGCCCTCTCTAATCGTAGATAGTAAGGTATTAGAAGCGAATCGCTTCTTCTTTGACAACCTGAAAAGATTTGTTGCCCTTAACGCGGCCAGGCAACCCCTGAAACTTGCGGATACCTTCGATTTCAGCTTCCAGAAGCTCGTCTTCGTCAGTATCGAGCAGAATGATGTCGCCTTCTTGCAGGTAGAGAAGCTGGCGGCCACTGATGGTGGTTCTGCCCATGCGCACGACCATTTCCACCGGCGTTTCCATGAGCCGCTCCTTGAAGCGGTTGATCCACACATGGTCAACTTCCAGTCGTTCGGACTGGAAGGAGGCGTGCAGCTTCGAGCGGATGGGCTCCATGGTGGCGTAGGGCAGACAGACAATGAGCGAGCCTATGGCATTTTCCAGTTCCACTTCGAAAGTGACGACGATGACGACGTCCGAAGGCGGGACAATGGCCGCAAATTGAGGGTTGACCTCCGTGCGGACCATCTCCACATGCACTTCATGCACCGGTTTCCAGGATTCCTCCATATTTGCCAGTGCAATCTTGACCACGCGTTCGACAATGGCCTGTTCGATGGGCGTGAAATCACGGCCCTCGACCTTGGGCTGACTGCCCGCGCCGCCGAAGAAATTTTCGACCAGGGCAAAAACCAGACGGGAATCGACCACAAGCAGGGCGTTGCCGCGCAAAGGGTCCATCTTGAAAATGGAAATGGACGTAGGCACCGGCAGGGAGCGCATGAAGTCGCCGAATTTGGACATGTCAATGGATATGGGATTGATATCCACCCGTTTGCGCATGGTGTTGGCCAGCGCATTGGTGCACAGTCTGGCGAAACGGTCGTTGACGATTTCGAGAACGGGCATACGACCGCGAATGATCCTGTCCTGATTGGCCAGGTCAAAGGCGACTACACCGGTATCGTCCTCCGGTATCTCTGTCTCCGTTTCAACATCCCCGCCGGAAAGACCTCGGAGCAGGGCGTCAACTTCATCTTGTTCGAGGATTTTGCTCATGGGGAAAAAGCCTCATGTTTGCCGATTTTCGGCCCGTTTTGAACCGGCATGTGCCGGGAATTTGAACGTCTAGTATATATTAGCAAAATCCGGGCCGGATATAATATATTGTATCGACTGAAATCAGAATTGCTTAAATCCATTTCTACACATGACATTGAACAATGGCAATACAAAGGCGGATTATGAGCCCATTTTATCATGAAATGGTTTAGAGAATCATGAGACAAATTCAAATATCAACATCAAAGTCTATGAATATAGAAGACATTCAAACAGGTTATAAAACAATAAAACAAACGACATCATTCGAGCTTTGAATGGTCGCTGAAAACAAACGGAAGTCATCAAAAATGAATTTGGATGAGCGGGTGAGTTATTCAGGAGAAAGTTTAGAAATAGGAATGACCGTGATGGCCTGATTACGACTATTTTGCCACACCTTCAAAGCAGCCAAAGTTTCCGCGTGGGGGTGGCCGATGGCGATGGCCCAACCTTTTCCGAGAGCGACCCGTTCGGTCTTCTTGAGTTGATGGAGAATGGCATTCACATCCTTGACATTGTCGAGGAATGTATCGCGCTCGTAGAAGGGAGTTTCGGTGGTCTTGGCAACAGCTCTGCCCACGCTCCGGGAAGAAGTCAGGCTGTCCAGGAAAAACAATCCGTTACGTCGGAATTCGGACAGGGCCACGGTCATGCCCGGCTCATTTGCCGTGAACAGCGACCCCATATGGTTGTTGACGCCGATGGCTTCAGGAATCTTGTTCAGATTATACTTGATCTGCTTTCGTATGCCGTCGCTCGACATGGAAACGAAGAGCGCGTCATTCCCAGGCTTTACAGCTGGATATCCCTTTGGCTCCATGGGGAAATGGACAATCAGGTCGCGTTTCTTTTTGCAGATCAGTTCAACCGAGGCTCTGGTCTTGCTCGCGTTGGGCCAGACCGCAAATGTCAGTGGTATGTCCAAACCGATCAGTCCCTTGAGAATACCGTAATTTTCGCCGACATCGTCTATGACTATGACGATTTTCGGGCCTTTGGCCTCGGGACGGGCCAGCGTGCTGGGCTTGGACTCAAGCAATAGACGGTGGGTGGGAAGCTTGTTGATTTCCACAATGGCTTCACTGTCGCCGTTGTCGAGCAGGACAGCCTCGGGAAGTCTGTTATAGAGGCGTTTGCGCAAGGTCACGAGGAATTGAGTTCTATTCTCCACCTTTGGGAACTGAAGAACCTGGTAATGATACCCTCGGCCGTCATATTGACGCAGCTCAACGTCAACGAGGTCGAGCTCATTCATCTTGAAACTCAGGTCACGCATGGTTTCGATGATGGCGAGATCGGCCTGTTTGACCCAGTCTTCCATTTCGGAGGTCTTTTCCTCGTATTCTTTTGCCTGATCGATCTCAATAGACTCGGCAGCCATGGGTGCCATGATGATCTCGGGCGGTGGTGGGTCATCTTTCAGCACCAAGTAGCCGAGACCGGCAAGAGCAAAAAAAGCCAGTGAAAACAAAAAAACAAGAGGACCGGGCCGATATATCTTCCTGAGAAGATTATCGACCCCGGTCTGTTCTTTCGGTGTTTTATCGGGAGAATGGTCGTCCATGAATGGAGCCTGTTTTCTACTGAATCTCTTTCAGCCTGGGCAGACTCTTGACCAGTTCGAGGGCCATGCGAAGCTGGTTGTCACGAGCCAGCATATCCTTGGCCTTTTCGGCATCCTCATCCTTCTTGTTCTTCGTGGACTTATCGCCATTTTCAAGATGGCCGCTCAGATCTTTTTCCCTGACGGTGTAAAGATCACGCATGTTGTTTTCGTTCTCGCTAGGCGCAATATACGGCAAGCGGATGTCCGGTTCGATTCCCTTGGCCTGAATGGAACGGCCGCCCGGAGTGTAATAAAGGGCAGTTGTCAGTTTGATTCCTGAGCCGTCGGACATGGGAATAATGGTCTGGACTGATCCTTTGCCAAAGGAGCGTTCGCCAACGATGAGCGAACGTTTGTGATCCTGTAAGGCTCCGGCCACGATTTCCGAGGCGGAAGCGGAACCCGCGTTGATCAGCGTAACCAAAGGAACCTGAATTTCATTGGCGTTTTTGGTGGCATAAAAGTCTTTGCGGCTGGCTTTGTCCTTGCCCTGAATATAGACGATGGTGCCGTCTTCAATGAAGGTGTCGGCAACGGAGACAGCTTGCCCCAAAAGTCCGCCGGGGTTGTTGCGCAGATCAAAGACGATACCTTTGAGGGTGTGCTCTTTTTGGTATGCGGCGATCTCGTCACGCAAGTTTCTGGTGGAGGACTCTTGGAACTTGGTCAGACGCAGATAGAGATAGCCGTCTTCCAGGGACTGGGTTTTGACATTGACGATGGGAATGGTGCCGCGAACAATGGCGACCTCTTCGGGCTTGTTCGTATCCTTATGCAAAATAAGCAGAGTGACGGTTGTTCCCTTTTCGCCTCGAATTCTCTTAACCGCATCCATCAATGTCATATCCTGGGTGGATTCGCCGTTTATCTCAAGAATGAGGTCTCCGGCAAGAAGACCAGCCTTATAGGCCGGAGTATCTTCAATGGGGGAAACCACGATGAGCCGTCCCTGGTCCAGGCTGATCTCAATGCCGATACCGCTGAACTTGCCCGCCGTATCAGATTGCATATCCTTGAAATCTTCAGGTGAAAGATACGTCGAGTGAGGGTCTAACTCTTCGAGCATTCCTTTGATGGAATTATCTATGAGTTCTTTTTGGGTAACAGGCTGTACGTAGTTGCCCTCGACCAGATCAAGAATTTGAGAAAAGCGTTTGAGTGCTTCAAAATGGTCTTCGTTGCCGGCGATGGTAGGAGCCGGGGCAACAGTCAGAGTGAAAAGGAAAAGAAAAGTTACTATCCAAAGCGTAACACGCATGTATGCCTCCCGAAAAACGGAGTCCTAATAAGTTGGTTTAACTAGATATCATTTTACGGCTGTTAACCAAGTTTTTGGGTTAATTGGTTTTTGATGAAAACGCAATTCAAAATACAACCCCGGCCCATCGGCTTTTGGATAATAACCGACTGTTCCCAAGGGTTCATTCTTTTCCACTTCTTGCCCGTTTCGCACGAACGTTTCTGACAAGTATGCGTAAAGGCTGTAATAGTTGTACCCATGGTAGATGATGATCACATGCCCGAACCCACGCAACGTGTCATTGTGAACTATTTTTCCCCAAAATATAGATTGAACCGTTGCCCCGTCATTTGTTCCAATAACAAGCCCTCTGACCGGCGGTTTGGCCTGGGGACTGTATTCCGATACGACACGCCCATTGACCGGCCAGGGAAGGGCACGTTTATATAATGAAAATTGTTTGGTTTTTTGAGATTGTAGCTGATATTTGAGATTCTCGATGGTGGACAGGATCTCGGTCAGTTCGGTTTCCGCATCCTTGCGTTGTTTTGTTATCGAGCGCAAATTCTTGCGAAGAGCGTACTTGTTGCCCAGAAGTCGGTCTTTGCTCTGATTGACCTGTACCAATTGTTTTTCCGCCTCAGCCTCCAATCTCCGCTGATGCTCAAGATTTTTGATTATTTTTTCGGAATTGGATTTGGCCTCGGCCAACTTGAGACTTGTTGCCTCGTAAATACCTGCAAGCCAGTTGAAACGGCGATCGAACATTGCCCAGCTGTCCACGCCTCCGAATCTGGCCCTGACATTTTGCAGATGCACCGGCCATAACGTCTGCATCAACCCCGACAATTCCAGAGTAATGCGCTGCTGTTCCTTTTCAAGGGCAAAATGATCGTTGCGGGTCTTGAGTTCGTTTTCCTTGATTGTGTTCAACACTTTTTCCTGTTCACGAATCTTGCTCTGCAGCAGTTTTACATCGTGCTCGATGTCGGAAAGCCGCGTTGAAATCTGTCCGGCCTTTTGCGTCAGTTCACGGACTTTCTGTTCGTTTTCATCGGCGCGCTGATGCTCCTGCTGCAAGGTCTCGCTTAATACCTCATCCCGATCCTGTGCCGGAGAAGCGCCGGATATGAAAAGGATTGAGAGAATGATCAGCAAAATGAATCGATACATGCGGCCTTAGAGTTCCAAAAAAGGTTGGAGGGGGCAGGTTTCACACAGTCCGGCTTTCTTTTTACACCAATTTGCTCCGACCCGGACGACAAGAGCATGATACTCATTATACAATGCCACATCTTCCGGCAAGGCGTCCATGAAAATGGTCTGCAACCCGTGATAGTCGATGTCCTCGTAAGCCAGACCGTGCCGGCCCATGAGGCGAGCTGTGTACGTGTCCACGACGAATGTCGGAAAACCCAATGCATACAGCAGGATGCAATCTGCCGTCTCCGGCCCTATGCCGTTGATGTTGAGTACCTTTGGTCTGAGGTCATACAAAGAGTGCTTCTTCAGTGCGGGAAGATCGAAATCGACCTCGTTTCTGAGGAATTCCAGAAAATGATGAATGCGCCTGGCCTTGATATTGTAATATCCGGCAGGGCGGATCAACTCGGCCAGTTCGGTCATGTCCAAACCGTGCATGGCTTCAGCATCAAGCAGGTCGTTGGCTTTGAGATTGGCTATGGCCTTTTCCACGTTTTGCCAGTTGGTGTTCTGGGTCAAAATGGCACCGATGGATATTTCAAAAGGGGTATCGCCTGGCCACCAATGGCTCGGCCCGAGTGCCGTTTTCATGGTCTCGAACATGTCCATCAATATGTCAGCCCGCGCCATGGTCGTTACCTCTCGATGTTTTCCCAGACCAGGCAGACCCACTCTGCATCCTCAAAGCGCTTGGGTTGCCCCAATCCGCGTTTGTCATAGGCCTGGGCCACTGCATCAGATTGGTTCTCCGTCAGGATACCAGACAATATCAACGACCCGCCGGGGGCTATGCGAGAGATGATTTCAGGTGCCATCTCGATAAGTGGGCCGGACAGGATGTTTGACACCACCAAATCAAAAGTAAGATCCGTTTCCAGGCAATCAATGGTGCCGACCGCCAAATGCATGGCGTGATCAACTCCGTTGTTCTTCACGTTTTCCAGAGCGCAGACAATGGCTAGCGGGTCGTTGTCCAGGCCGACGCCGGTCAGCCCGAGTTTGCCCAATCCTATGCCGAGGATGCCGGAACCGGTACCCAGGTCCAGAAATGTCTGTCCTGCACGAATGACGTTGTTTTTGACCAGTTTGCCGATGGTCACCAAACACAATGATGTGGTGGGATGATGGCCGGTTCCAAAAGCCATTTTGGGTTCAATGACAATATGAGTGAAACCGTTGTCCTCGCCATCATTCAACCACGGAGGGTATATCCTGAATGTTTCCCCGCAATTGACAGGGACGAAGAAATCCTTCCATGCCATGGTCCAATCTTCGGACGCCTGTTCAGACCAGGTAACGTCCGCTTCTGCGAACTGCGCCTGGAACTCCTTCACCATCTCAAGACCCAGAGGATGATCTTCCAGGTACAGGGTGAACTTCCGGCCGGTTTCATGTGCAGTTTCCTCCCAGCCATGCGGTACTTTGGAAGCAATGAAAACTTCGGCTGCATCGGCCATGTCTTCGGGGATGATGAATTCGATCTTGAGCAGGGTGGGCATATAAGTGCTATTCTCCGAATGTTGAATATGACAAGGCCGGGGACCATGCCCCGGCCTTGTCCAATGCTATCAGTCTAAAATTACATCAAAAGATCTTGTCTACAAATGAGCCTTTGCCCGTATATTTGAAATCGTTGAGCGTGGTTTTTTCAGCCTGCTTCTGCACATCGGCATCGACTGCCGCCGGAGGTTTATCCTCAACGGGTTGCTTGCTCGCCGGTTCAATGCGTTCCAGTTCATCTTCGCGTCTGGGACGATATTCCGACGCAGGACCTACGGGAGCAACGGTACTCATGACTTCGAACCTCTAGCCAATAAATACCTCTTCAATTGAGGCCGGTCAAGCCGACTCGATTTGTATCGTAGCCAGTATGGAGTCCAGAACTTCCATGAAGGCAATGATATCGGCCTCTTCGATGGTCAGAGGCGGTACCAGGCGGAGAATCTTTCCCTGGGTCAAATTGCAGACCATCTTGTTGTCCAACAAGGCTTTCCAGACATCGGTGCCGGTAAAAGTCAGCTCAATGCCGAAGAGCAGGCCCAACCCTCTGGTTCCTGCGATCTTGTCGGGATACTTGTCTTTCAGCTTCTGCGCTTCGGCCCTGGCAAAATTGCCCAGTTCCAAGGCGCGTTCACTCATTTTTTCGTTGATCATGATGTCCAGCACCTTGGAGGCTACGGCAGCGACCACGGCCCCACCTCCGAAAGTGGTGGCATGGGAACCCGGCTCGAATCCCCTGGCCACAGTGTCGGTGCACAAAACTGCGCCCATTGGCAGCCCGTTGGCCAACGCCTTGGCCGAAGTGAAGATGTCGGGGGTGATGCCGTAGTGTTGGTGCGCCCAGACCCTGCCGGTGCGGCACAGGCCTGTCTGGACTTCGTCCACGATGAGCAGGATGCCGTTTTCCTTGCATACCGCGGTGATGTCGTTGACGTACTCCGTCGGCAGAGGGCGGACACCGCCCTCACCCTGGACCATCTCAATCATGATGGCGGCCGTATGCTTGTTGACGGCGCCGCGCAGGGTGTTCACGTTGCCGAAGGGAACCGTTATGAATCCTTCGGGCAGGGGGTTGAAGCCATCCTTGATGGGTCCGGTCTGTCCGGTGGCCGTCAGTGTGGACAACGTCCTTCCATGAAAGGACTTTTCCAGAGTGATGATCTCATGGCGGTCCTCATTGCGGACCATGTGCATGTACCGCCGGGCCAGCTTGATCGCGCCCTCGTTGGCCTCGGCCCCGGAGTTGCAAAAAAAGACCTTGCCAGCATGACAGGTGGACAGGAGCTTTTCAGCCAATTCAAGCTGGGGTTCCTGGTAGAACAGGTTGGACACGTGGACCATTTTTCGGGCCTGTACAGCCATGACGTCCGCCAGGTCGTCCCGGCTGTGACCGAGGCTGCACACGGCAATACCGGCCAAAAAGTCCAGATACTCGACACCGTCGAGATCATAGAGCCTGCACCCCTTTGCCCTGGATATTGCCAACGGATACCTGCCATAGGTATGGCAGAGGAGGT
Encoded proteins:
- the proC gene encoding pyrroline-5-carboxylate reductase, which encodes MNKKIGFIGVGNMGSAIIKGLASRDDIELHGADLHTDTLARLSKKYGLVVQKSAADLAKACDYIVLAVKPQHAEPVVKELTIDLDTSKCLISICAGITLAQYEDWTEDRCAVVRVMPNTPALVGQSVSAICLDNHHLSNGMKTFVPEVFMSIGQTHILPEKQFDAFTGVIGSGPAYVFYFMEAMIESGVALGLSRPQATEMVKGLFLGSAAMADESDYSVTQLREMVTSPGGTTIRALMHFDRQGMKGDIIDGVFESYYRSIELGKN
- the fliM gene encoding flagellar motor switch protein FliM; this translates as MSKILEQDEVDALLRGLSGGDVETETEIPEDDTGVVAFDLANQDRIIRGRMPVLEIVNDRFARLCTNALANTMRKRVDINPISIDMSKFGDFMRSLPVPTSISIFKMDPLRGNALLVVDSRLVFALVENFFGGAGSQPKVEGRDFTPIEQAIVERVVKIALANMEESWKPVHEVHVEMVRTEVNPQFAAIVPPSDVVIVVTFEVELENAIGSLIVCLPYATMEPIRSKLHASFQSERLEVDHVWINRFKERLMETPVEMVVRMGRTTISGRQLLYLQEGDIILLDTDEDELLEAEIEGIRKFQGLPGRVKGNKSFQVVKEEAIRF
- the cbiB gene encoding adenosylcobinamide-phosphate synthase CbiB: MQSTILIFTIPVLAVILDGIFGDPKSLPHPVRLIGKGLDLYEASARRVGLDLRAAGWIAVFLFGAGAWALVALLMHIPYLGVIIGVYFAYAGLALGCLVREARKVTRLLDTGDLAGARHALSMLVSRDTKGLDANGIRRTLAETMSENLNDGFVAPLFYLALFGPGGLWAYKTVSTMDSMWGYRTKQYNDLGRGAAKTDDFLAYIPARITAYLLIFVGKRQKLAHEQARARFKADALKMESPNAGWPMAAAAWLMGGQMGGPTVYFGKIKDKPALGPKGKVWDKSMILSLMSLCQKTGSLAAWVLIPTLGLLQLMF
- a CDS encoding ABC transporter substrate-binding protein codes for the protein MKRIFLTLAAILLVAASAFAGKTYTISVTQIVEHPALDAMRIGAADRLKEKGIEATFNVHIAQGNPATNVQIISQIMGEAPDLVMAIATPGAQAAAQKIHDRPIVFTGVTDPVSAGLVKDLNNTDGKNITGMSDFSPINKHVELIREIVPSAKAIGVIYNAGEPNSVVLVEKLRDEAAKAGLIVEEATIANSSGVYQAAKSLVGRCDVIYIPTDNTVISAVESAVKVCTQSQLPLIVADVDSVARGAIAAVAVDYYKMGLQTGDMIAKILVDGVAPADMPIEFLNDLNLHINKKAAAAMGVTLPEATLNRAAKIIE
- a CDS encoding ATP-binding cassette domain-containing protein produces the protein MISITGVTKAFNKGDVNEVAALTGVNLEVKDGDFITIIGSNGAGKSTFLNALAGSFPIDSGKIVLDGTDITKWPEHKRASLIGRVFQDPLLGTCAGATIEQNLSMANKRGLPRGLSFGVKAGDRVFFKEKLSILGLGLEDRLKTHTGLLSGGQRQALTMLMATLVRPQLLLLDEHTAALDPKTGGMVLDLTAEIVRSLGLTTLMVTHNMNQAIAMGNRLIMFHRGQIVLDICGEEKQTLKVEDLLLRFSKLRGDEGISDRMLLS
- a CDS encoding ABC transporter permease: MTLYAFLGALEQGFAYGLMVIGVYLTFRVLDFPDLTVDGSLPLGAAVSAVAITSGYSPVLAILMASGAGFLAGMVTGILNTKFKILHLLASILTMIALYSINLRIMGRPNMALLGQDTVVDRFINFSRLLPQHAAPLLFAVICFVIVAVLIWFLHTEKGLAFLATGDNKQMITSQGVNTDNVIIFGVGLSNALVAASGALVAQNQGAADVNMGVGTIVAGLASVIIGETVFGDKTISRALIAALLGSVLYRIAIGLALGLKLGSFSITPSDLNLITAILVVCALIMPRMKRKFLAGRSK
- a CDS encoding divergent polysaccharide deacetylase family protein, producing MLKDDPPPPEIIMAPMAAESIEIDQAKEYEEKTSEMEDWVKQADLAIIETMRDLSFKMNELDLVDVELRQYDGRGYHYQVLQFPKVENRTQFLVTLRKRLYNRLPEAVLLDNGDSEAIVEINKLPTHRLLLESKPSTLARPEAKGPKIVIVIDDVGENYGILKGLIGLDIPLTFAVWPNASKTRASVELICKKKRDLIVHFPMEPKGYPAVKPGNDALFVSMSSDGIRKQIKYNLNKIPEAIGVNNHMGSLFTANEPGMTVALSEFRRNGLFFLDSLTSSRSVGRAVAKTTETPFYERDTFLDNVKDVNAILHQLKKTERVALGKGWAIAIGHPHAETLAALKVWQNSRNQAITVIPISKLSPE
- the ndk gene encoding nucleoside-diphosphate kinase, with the protein product MAIEKTFSIIKPDAVERGLIAEILKMITDSGLKIKAMKMIHMDRAKAEGFYAVHKERPFFGELVDYMISGPVVVSCLEGENAIEKYRALMGATNPADAEEGTIRAAYGQDIQNNSCHGSDGPDTAKTEVAYFFKNDELVG